A window of Tepidisphaeraceae bacterium contains these coding sequences:
- a CDS encoding YceH family protein codes for MDTGFLRYRAPLVAVAGCRRPRDPVDCVVNMVELSPDEARILGVLIEKAFTTPELYPLTLNAIVNGCNQRNNRDPVTAITEDAARAALEDLKGIGLVAQVDQMGARVPKYRHRGPEALHVGPAFQAVLAELLLRGPQTLGEIRTRASRMVPIDSLEATGEIVRTLCERDEPYAGRLPPIAGSRAERYVQLLCPDLHGAAVASGEAAAGSDTITEVTTDDAPMTRSALAQRVTALEAEVRALRVALATLAAAVGEPDPMA; via the coding sequence GTGGACACCGGCTTTCTGCGGTACCGCGCGCCGCTCGTAGCCGTCGCGGGCTGTCGCCGACCACGCGATCCGGTAGACTGCGTGGTCAATATGGTCGAGCTATCCCCTGACGAGGCCCGGATCCTGGGCGTGCTGATCGAGAAGGCGTTCACGACGCCCGAGCTTTACCCGCTGACGCTGAACGCGATCGTCAACGGGTGCAACCAGCGGAATAACCGCGATCCGGTCACGGCCATCACCGAGGACGCGGCTCGCGCGGCCCTGGAGGACCTCAAGGGGATCGGGCTCGTGGCGCAGGTCGACCAGATGGGCGCCCGCGTCCCCAAGTACCGGCACCGCGGCCCGGAGGCGCTGCACGTCGGGCCAGCGTTCCAAGCGGTGCTGGCCGAGCTCCTGCTGCGCGGCCCGCAGACGCTCGGCGAGATCCGCACGCGCGCGTCGCGCATGGTGCCGATCGACTCGCTGGAGGCGACCGGTGAAATCGTCCGGACCCTGTGCGAGCGCGACGAGCCGTACGCGGGCCGGTTGCCCCCGATCGCCGGCTCGCGGGCCGAGCGGTACGTCCAGCTCCTCTGTCCCGACCTGCACGGTGCCGCAGTGGCGAGCGGCGAGGCTGCGGCGGGATCCGACACGATCACCGAGGTTACGACCGACGATGCGCCGATGACCCGATCGGCTCTGGCCCAGCGTGTGACGGCGTTGGAGGCAGAAGTGCGTGCGCTGCGCGTGGCTCTGGCAACGCTGGCGGCCGCCGTGGGCGAACCCGACCCGATGGCCTAA